The following is a genomic window from Nitrososphaerota archaeon.
CAAAATGAAGTTGGGGAGGCGGTCCGGTGGTGGCCATTTAAGTATTATCGAATACGATATCCTTTACACTTTTTATAGTCCTCACCAGGTGCACGAACGAATGCCCAGGAACCTCCGGCGGAAATGGCTCCGCCCTCAGGCCGTCCCCAGAGGGTTCTTCAGGCTCTACATCCTTACGCTTCTTTCACGCGGCGACGAGACCGGTTACTCGATCACACAGAAGATCCTTGACATGACCGAGGGCGCTTGGAGGCCCGGTCCAGGGACGATGTATCCGATGTTGAAGGGGCTCGCCTCTGACGGGCTGGCGAAGGCTGCGCCTGCCGCCAAAGGGTCGGGGAAGGCGTACTCCATTACCATGAAGGGACGGCGGGAGCTGGAGAAGATGCGAGAGAACCTGGCGGGGGCCGGCCGAAGGGAGAAGGTGGTGGGGAGGCTGTTCGCGGACTTGCTTCCGCCGTCCGTGTACGTGCCGGCGATGGTGAACAGATATCGCGAGGGAATCGACCTTCTGAGGCAGAAAATCCTCGAAGTCCCTGAGGCAGACAGGTTCATCCAGTTAAAGGAGCTGAAACTCGTGCTGGAGTCCCAGCTCCGGTGGGTCGAGCTCCAGCTCGACGAAAAGGTGGTTATCAGGGGGCCTGTGCTGAAGGCCCGACACAGGCAATAGAGGAGAGTCCCGACGCCAGAGCTCCGCTTAGTCTGTTACATGGAGGAGGGCGCCTAGTCTATGGAGTACAAGTGGACCGTCCTCTCCAACACGACCATCGGCGTGCTGATGGCGACCATCGACGG
Proteins encoded in this region:
- a CDS encoding PadR family transcriptional regulator, which codes for MPRNLRRKWLRPQAVPRGFFRLYILTLLSRGDETGYSITQKILDMTEGAWRPGPGTMYPMLKGLASDGLAKAAPAAKGSGKAYSITMKGRRELEKMRENLAGAGRREKVVGRLFADLLPPSVYVPAMVNRYREGIDLLRQKILEVPEADRFIQLKELKLVLESQLRWVELQLDEKVVIRGPVLKARHRQ